One Salvia splendens isolate huo1 chromosome 1, SspV2, whole genome shotgun sequence genomic window, GAACTGGACTGATGAAGGTATCAAGCATGTCAAGGTGTGTAATTTCCTCTATCAGCGTCCTTGgatgttttattttctgttttagtTACTCCTTAATTTGTTAGTCTTTCAACTTTTAATTCATTGTCTTCTCTTTAGATTCGATGCAAGGGGCGTGATTCAGTACCCGAGAGTGAGGATGTAAATCAGTTTGTTTATGAGGTACCTATATCTTTTAGGACTCATAATGATGTAGAATCTGCTTAAATGTTTTATGTCTCAGTCTCATTTCTTTGCAACAAGTTTCAGGTGATAGTCTTAAGTTTACTGTTCTTCAACTTTAGAGCATCAAACTGGTCTATTTGGCATCAAGAAGTTGACCTTCAACCTTTAATGCTATGTGAAACCCCATTTTCCCCATTGTAGCTTATCTGTTTTAGATAGTAAAAGAAGTAAAGAACgcttatgataaaaaaatggaTCTTGTGTGTCTGCACTGTCCATTCATGTAGGGCTGCGGAAAGTCTTCAGTTTAGGTTATAAGACAGATTGTATGATCCTGGTGAACTGCGAGatcttttaccacaaagaataAGTTTGTGACCTTTTAAATAATAGAACCATGTACTTAGTAATTTCTCTAGTTCCTAGCCTTGGGCTTTTTACAGGCTTTGGAAACTAGTATTAATCTTCTTTGTTTACCTAGAGCCCCCATTACAAATCGGAAGTTCTAAGTTGAAGTAGTTCATCAGGATCACGGAACATGTTCTTACATGTGAGATATTCATATGTACTAATTGGCCCAACCATAAAATAGTTCAGAGTCGCCACCTTGAAGTATCGATAGTTTTTTTATctatcaatttctttttttaagtaGAATTTTCTTATCTTTGTATTCTAAAGATGTAGACATTTTAAGTTCCTTGCATGCTTTTATTAGGTCCAACAATTTCTGGCTCGGCAAAGGCAACCGAAAAAGCATATTCTTGTTCACTGCACACATGGGCATAATCGTACAGGATATATGATCGGCCACTATCTCATGCGTATAATGCCTATATCCGTTACTCAGGTCAGATAGTTGTTGATTTGTTCAGAATCTTGAAGCTGGAAATGCGTTTGGCTATTGTCTCAACTTTGTTAAATTTTTGGCAGGCAATCAAGACATTTTCCGAAGCACGTCCACCAGGAATTTACAAACCAGACTACATTGATGCcttgtttaatttttatcatGAGAAGAAACCAGAGATGGTTGTTTGCCCTCCAACCCCAGAGTGGAAAAGATCTTCTGAGCTGGATCTGAATGGTGACGCAATGccagatgatgatgatggtgtTGAAGGCCCTACAACTCCTCCAGATGTATGTGCATGTgttcacctatatatatatatatatatatatatatatatatatatatattcgtttaaaaataaaaatttacatCTTGTATGAAATCATCAAAGATACATCTGTCACTTTGAAAAGCTCAGGTTCAGCGCCTATAGTTTCTTTGTCTTATTCATCAATGTCTTGCCCGTCTAACCTTGAGCATGTAAACATAGGAGACTAATGAGACACGGACAATACTGACAAATGATGACGTTCTGGGAGATAAAATTCCTATTGACCAAGAAGTAGTGATGCGACAGTTCGTCTACCAGTCCCTGAAGATGCCTGGATGGGTATGTTCTCCTGGAGTATCACGTTTTTATTTGTTGTATATGCTACAGTGTTGCTGATAGAAAGTGTTTTTGTTCATCTACAGGTTAGAGGATCTTCACGATTTCCTGGTTCACATCCAGTTTCTCTCAACAGGTCTTAGACGTTTTCTAGATGATCTAAGTGCGGTTGTCTGTGTTCTGTAGGGTTCTATATTAAACTGTTTGGTTTTGGAGGCAAATATTACACCAGTCACCTTTTTGCCATTATTTATCAATCCATTATTTAGTAGGGAAATAAGTCCACCAATATATTCTCATTCCCAATCTTGCTTTAAGATTGATGCTACGGTGACATCTTACATTCAACTATTACTACAGTTCTAGCCATTTATTCGAAAATTCTTAGGAGCTTTGCAAAGTGAATAAGAGCCAAACCCTTTGCCCCACAATTTCGATATTTATTTGGTTAACACTTATAGTAAACTTAAGAAATGGGAGATTTCACTTGGATTTAACTGCTGAAACGATTTACTAGTGATAATTGCGAATGTGTTTTGGCCTACATAGTTAGAGGAAATGACCGAGTAGAACctatttttatgctttactaACATCGTTACACAATAGTTTCAACATCCATGTAACATAAAAATCCTATCGCACTTGATTGAAGAAGTAGACATTTACTTGAATTAACCTCGATTCTGTTTTCTAGTTAGCTTGAACATTATCACCCGTCTTTTGTGGTAAACTGGTGTTGTCATTGACTCATTATTCTGTTAGGTACTGACCTAATTGTTTGTCTATCTACCAGGGAGAACTTACAACGGTTAAGGCAACGTTACTATTACGCAACATGGAAAGCTGATGGTACAAGATACATGATGCTTATCACTATGGATGGCTGTTATTTGATAGATAGGAATTTTAGCTTTCGCAGAGTCCAAATGCGATTCCCTTGCAGGCACACTAATGATGTACGTGAATCTACTCCGTGTACTTTGAAATAGTGAATATCTCTCTGGCTTTTGTTTATGCTGGTGTAGTATTGTTTTTCACTTGTGCAATTTTATTTCTTCAGAAGGGAGGGGCCGAGAAAATGTATCATCATTTTACTTTACTTGATGGAGAGATGGTAATTGATACGATGCCTGATACACATAAGCAAGAAAGAAGATACCTTGTCTATGATATGATGGTTTGTAATCAGGAATGCATTGTAGAGGTAATCTATGGAAAGCCTACTTATGTACTACGTTTCTTGATTTATGTCTTTAATACGATTTTGGCAGTGGGGCACATCTGTATCTTCTGTTTTTACTGGCCAGcatttaatctataattgtgacaGCAATGACATCTGATCTGGGGATCCCCCTAAAACAAACCTTGAATATGGGGATATTTCCTCCGTCAATAAAATCATCAAAATAAGTTTTTGTTCAACAGATGAAAGCTGTATCTTCAGCTATTCACTTGAATTATGTCTCTGTTTTAAATGGGAATATGGCCATGAATTTATGTTGATGGCTTAGTTCTGATCAAGATGAGGTATGGGCTCACTGCTGCACAGATTTGTGGTGACACATGTGCTTTATATTTACTTAGGTTTCTCCTTTTCTGTAAATGTGGCTACGTGaacattttttaatatcaaAATAGCCCCTTTTATAAATACCTGAATTTAGTTTGACAATTAACTAACTGCTAGTGAATATGGAATTTGATACTTTTTTCATATTGATATTTTGCAATCAAAAGACTTGAACAGAGGATAGTTTGAAGGGTATCAGCTTGCActctttgtttctttattgGAAACTTTATCTTGGTTTTTTTCTTGGAGAAAGGAGATATATTGAAATTGTGGTGCATGGACCATTAATTATAATTTGTTAACTTTTGAGGCATGGCATTTTATTTCTCGTATAATGAAAAATGCATCTCAAGGATTAATAGGTTTGTTTTCTGACACTTCCAATGGATTTCCAATGGATTAATATATCTTGAACTATAGGCAAAGGACTACTGTCTCCCCTTATTGCTGGTCCAAGCCTTTTGGTTCAGTCATTTAGCTGTATATCACTATTGGCAAGTGACTTTGGTTTCCTGTGTTGCAGTTCAAATCTATTTGTTAAGTATATGTCACTGCTGACAGCAAAATGTTTTACTGTTTTAGTGATCCAAGCTATTTGTTTGGCATTTAGCTGTATATCCATTCATGTTCTGTTATTGGAAGTTAGTCTCTGGAATATTCTTTTATACTACTGATAGCTTTTCTTTATTTACCTTTTTCATTATGCTTGTATTAGATGAGTGTACTACCCTCTAAATAGATCTGCTTACTTGCAGCTGCCATTTTATGAACGCTGGAAAATGGTCGAGAAGGAAATCATTGAGCCTCGAAATTTTGAGAGGCAACACATATATAAAAGCCAAAACCCCTACTATAGATATGAATTGGAGCCTTTCAGGGTATGTAATCATCTTACTTTTATATGTTATCCTCCCTCCCTACCCCGCACTAGCTCTGTATGCACTTTGATGCAAATGAATtcctatatttatttttccgtGTACTTGTTTGATGTGTGACAGGTAAGGAGGAAAGATTTTTGGCTTCTTTCTACTGTGACAAAGCTGTTGAAGGGGTTTATCCCGAATCTTTCCCACGAAGCAGATGGTCTTATTTTTCAGGTGCTTAGAAGAACCCTGTCTAACTTTTGATGTCCTTTTTATTTGCAGTGATAATCTTGCTTAAATGTTCACTTCGCTAAAATTCTTGGACTtgaacttatttttatttttatattgattaaGGATGCTCACCTATTAAACTTGTTAGTAAAACTTTAGAAGAATTGAAAATTTCTCATGTGAAGGATGACCGAGTGAGTATCACATTGTCAGTGAGTATTTGAGAATTGTGATGCGTGTCCTAGTAGTTAAGTCTTGGTATACATTACCAGCAACACTTTGGTTGACTAGTCTATTATTAATTCATGTTGGTGTTTGCACCTAGAGTATTATGCAATGTTCTTTTAAGTTTTGACtttaaattgttaattgttTCCATTTTCATGGCAGGGCTGGGATGATCCTTATGTTACACTGACGCACAATGGTCTCTTAAAGTGGAAGTATCCCGAAATGAATTCAGTGGACTTTCTCTTTGAggtttttcttctttaattttTCCGTGAAGAATTAATAAGCACctagtttctatttttacgGTCATGTCTAATATTGTTTTATTATCTTCAACGCATATAGATTGTTGAAAGTCGCCAGCTACTCTATCTCCATGAGCATGGGAAGAAGAAATTGATGGACAATAGGGTTGTCTTTCCTGGTCAGTAGTTCAATAAAGGCAATTTTGATTAATcaattatttatgaaaattatattttctcaaaagggagtttattttcaaaaaaCCAGAATTTGGatgcatttttcttttctttcttagTTGGACTAAAACAACTAGTTTGATCTCAAAAGAAATGGATGCCAAGCTGATTTTTATTACTCAAAAAAATTGAATGAGACATTCTGTGGTACAACAGAAGTTTGTATTTTTGTTCTTGTTCCTTTGTTAGAGTACTGATTGTTCATATATCATTGTCTGAGTGGCTTTGAGTTTGGAATCACTTTCAGGAATTTCAAATGAAACTGTTGTTTGACTCGAGAATAATTTCATTTAACCGGGATTGGCTTATTTACATTTGTAGAGCATGTGGGGCAATTTTATCTGATGCAATATCTGATGTTTATTATTTGCCTTATTTTTCTGTACAAACCTTTTTTGTTCCCATTATGCAAATTACTTCTTCTCCCAAGGAATCGAGTAAATCCAGAAAAACTTGCCTCCAATGTGTCCCTCAGctaaaaaattactccctccgtcccagaaaaattgtcacttatttccattttcctcgtccctaaaaatttgtcacctttcacttttaccatttttggtaatgaaccccacattccactaactcattcccactcacattttattactccctctgtcccactctaagtgaaaCATATCTAATTTGGCATGGggttttatgtagtgttgttttatgagtAAAGTAgagttaataaagtaagagagagggaaaaagtggagagagtgatttttcattatttagaaatgtgtcatttagagtgggacatcccaaaaaggaaaatgtgtcacttagaatggacggagggagtataacactaatatataaaagtaggacccacataccacttactttttcaacccactttctatacatttcttaaaacccgcaccATGTCAAATGGTGGCAAATTataagggacggatggagtattactaTCATAATTGCCATTCATCAAATGGAAGCTATCAAAATACTCCAGTTGTAAATCTAGCATGATCCTTTGCAGCTACCAACTTAATCTGTATCATGTCTATTTGATTCTGCTTTTGCTAAACATTGGTGGAGCAGAGGATCTTGTTTCTACTCGTGTACATTTTCTGTTCTTAGTCCTAATGAAGGCTTACCTTGGTTGGTTTTTTCTTACTCTCCATTCCGCAGATGATCCTGATGCATCAGTATATAATGGTAAAATTATTGAGTGTAAGTGGAACTCCGAGGAAAAAGTGTGGGTTTGTATGAGGGTCAGGGTGGACAAAGGGACCCCGAATGATTTCAGAACGTACACTAAGGTACATTCcgtatttcattttaatttcaaaactCTCCCCAGGCCAAATCATGCTTTTCTAAAACTAAAAACAGGTAATGAAAAGTATCACGGACAACATCACTGAAGATGTATTGTTGAATGAGATCAAAGAGATCATCCGCCTTCCGATGTACTCTGATAGGATACAGAGTGAAAGCCAAGGGCACAATGCATCACGCCGTAGGTGAACAACAAGTTGTTTGATAAAAGAAGTGCAACTTCTGGAAGAAAAACTACTTTGCAGCACCTAATGACCTAATACGAAATGGAACCTCTGGAAAGATTCTGCAAGCGAGGATTGTTGGATATAAACCGGCCTTTTGGGTGCGCCATGTCATGGTTATGTCGAAAATcatctgttttctttttttctcttgaCAGTCTTTAAAGGTGATAGGAATAGTTGTAGGAAGATGGTCGTTTTGTATATTGTTGTTTTCAGCTGCAGTTGCCATGAATAGTAGTAGTTGGTAAATTTGTTCAAAAGAAGTGTAGATTTTaggttaaaaaaatttaattctaAATCAATCTGTTATTGTGAATATCGACTCTAGTCGAACTTGGCTCATCATTGGTCAGATTGTTTGCGTGAGAGTATAAGAGAATTCCTCTACTTgtgctcaaagaagtatttaTTACTAAGAGTCAACAATAATTGTTGTTTATGAACGGAGGattaatataattttcataTAGGTTACTGCAATTTAAATTCCATCTTTATTGTAGAAGTGTCCAACTTTTGCAGCGTTTCAATAATTTCTCATTTGTTATTTTCAATTTGTAGTAAATTTGTCCACAATTGAAGTCAATCTCCTTTTTGTCATCAAATCATGAGACTACTTAACATTGAGAAGAGATATATTATATTCAAACTCAACAACCAATTTTTTTCCTTTACACATCTGGCAGAGTGCTTGTAGCATTCAATTTATCCATATGAAGGAATTGAAGTCGATCTCCTTTGGCTTTTTGTCATCAAACTCATGAGACAAATTAACATTGAGAAGAGACATTATATTCAAACTGAAGAAccaattttttccttttctcatCTAGCAAAGTGCTTGTAGCATTCCATTTATCTATATGAAGGAGGGAGACATAAATGAATCGTAAAACACCAGAATGAGGAGGATTCCAAGAATAAGCAAGCATGATATTGCATATTCGAGCAAAACTTAATAGATTTGATATATACTACTCAAGATGTATGTATCTGTTACACTACTATTTTCTTTTGCTACGTTACAGGATATGTTACTTATATGAGTGTGGTTCTATACCAATTATATTCAAACATCTTATCTACCTACTCTGTCTATAAATCCAAAACGACAACATTATCTTGACAATAGAAATGGGAGATGACACCAAGATAGTATAACCCAATATACAATCCATACACAAAATTAATGCATGTAAAGAAACAAATCAAGAATCTATGTATCAATATGCTTGCAACACAGGCCTTTTACCAAgcctcttcatctctctatgcATCTGGCCAGTAAGCATCAGCCCAAACATCTTGAAATCACAAAGCAGAGACCAAATTGGGTGCCTAAATGATGTGGGAAGATTCCCTTCAACAAAGAAATGGCTGTAGCAACTCAACCCATTCCTCAACAAGGGCACAAAAATCAAGAACCACAGATTGAAGAGCAATGAGTATATCAAGCACACAAAGCTGCACACTGTGCCTGCAAAATGCCAGCGCCTTGTTGCTGCTTTTGAGTGCTGGTTCATGTAGAATGGCCAGAATTCTTCCATGCTCCTGAAGTTCATGTCTTTAGAGATATTTGAGGTTGGCCCAGTTGGGATTGGGAGAGAAAGAGGTTAGTTTGAGCTGATGTTCATGATTTTGGAGAGAGATAAAAAAGATCCCAGATCAGATTTCCAGCAAAAATCGGGAAATAGAATGGTTTTTGATGGGGCAAGGATTGCCAAGATCAGATTTTTCAGTGAAATTTGGATTCTTGAAGGAAGATAAGATGATTTGACTTTAGTTGAAATTTTTAAAGCAGATACAAGCTGAAGTCCAGATCAGATTCTTCAATAAAATTTGGATTTCTTAATGGAAGAGAAAGCAAATTTCACCACAAgtatttcatgaaacaaaatCTCAGTAAAAATTGGTTCATGATTGAAAAAGACCAGAGTTTTCGAGAACAATCCAATACCAGAAAACACGAAATCGAATTCCCTAGTTCTGAGAACTCAGATTTGCATAGGATAGCTCACAGAATCAAGATCTCTGTTTCGCAAGAAAGCATCAGAGCCCAAATAGAACTATCAAGAAACTAAAGCCATCAAGAAGAATCTTTATGATTAGACTTGATAATTTCAAGAAGAAAAAGGATCAGATGGAGGCTCCATTATGAAGGAATAAAAGATAATAAATGATGAATTAAATGcttgaaattatattttgggGATAGAATTTTGGCATGTGAGTCAGAGATTGGCCACTCACCACTCTTTCTTTTAgctcaaaacataaaataaagtaCTGTTACAAGTCCACGTGCCCTGTCTTGGTCAATGatcagataagtgaaaaaaatgCAGTTATTATAGTTTCTTGAATATTACTAGTTAATTACCATTTCATCAAtattttttacaaattaaatatttcattaaaattttaaattagtattaagTTTTAGTCTTCACGTGGCCATTTTATATTAACTTTAAACTTCAATAAACTTTTTATACTATGATTTATACACAAGCTTAAATTTTTTTCAATACTAATTGGAAATATTgttgaaatattttgtatgtaTGATGTAATTACCCGGTTAATACACAAACTCAAAAAattgtagtatatttttttttctcaccaAACAGAATAGTGTTTCATCAGTTTATAGAATATATACTTATTTAAATTGCCACATTAGAACAAAAGGTAATGTAAGTTTGTAGAAACAAGAATGCTAAAAGACTCTTTCTCCAGTAGCATAGAGATTCCAAAAGATAGTTGCAGCAAAATAGAGACAAGCAGTTAGAGTTAAGAATGCTTGAAAAGATCCCAGCCACTGCACAAACATTCCTGTTGCTATTGTACTCACTATTGCTGCTACTGTTCCTGCTGAATTTGAAATCCCTTGTAGAAATCCAGCATATTGTGGTGCTATATCCTGACAAAACAATCAATCCAATTAGTACATTATTATTACATAAGGATTGAATTCAAGTAGTactatatgttttgttttaagGTTGTGAACTCACATGCATATTCAGTAAGAACCCAGCTTGACTGAAGGAGCTCAGGCTGAGACCCATTGTCATGAATATGGCCGCGACTGCAGGGCTCGTGGCATAGTTCAAGCCAAGCAATGCTGTTCCGGGCCCAATGAAACCGATCGACTGGTATGAACAAGCAGTTTTAGCAAAGAAACTGATGACAATACTCTCAAGATTCTATGTCATGTTTTAAGTTCCTAATTCTTTTCTGTTCATGTCACAACATAAACAGCACAACCTCAGTTTATTGATTTTGTACATAAATAATGACAAAGTTGTATTGGAATCAATCAGATCGGAGATTTACCTGAGTGATTTTCCTGATGGATGTTATTGAGTAACCGGA contains:
- the LOC121809797 gene encoding mRNA-capping enzyme-like — protein: MIASMDLNASPEPEEDEVFPAPQSEEDEVFPAPQSEEDSAQEEHIEYNEHVDQEQSGASVARREREERTLRMRRQNPNDRPTYGYQSSQHADGYQAKRQKPNSRLPPGWLDCPAYGHEILGFLIPSKVPLGEAFNEEIPPGKRYSFKQVVHQQRVLNRKIGLVIDLTNSDRYYDCKNWTDEGIKHVKIRCKGRDSVPESEDVNQFVYEVQQFLARQRQPKKHILVHCTHGHNRTGYMIGHYLMRIMPISVTQAIKTFSEARPPGIYKPDYIDALFNFYHEKKPEMVVCPPTPEWKRSSELDLNGDAMPDDDDGVEGPTTPPDETNETRTILTNDDVLGDKIPIDQEVVMRQFVYQSLKMPGWVRGSSRFPGSHPVSLNRENLQRLRQRYYYATWKADGTRYMMLITMDGCYLIDRNFSFRRVQMRFPCRHTNDKGGAEKMYHHFTLLDGEMVIDTMPDTHKQERRYLVYDMMVCNQECIVELPFYERWKMVEKEIIEPRNFERQHIYKSQNPYYRYELEPFRVRRKDFWLLSTVTKLLKGFIPNLSHEADGLIFQGWDDPYVTLTHNGLLKWKYPEMNSVDFLFEIVESRQLLYLHEHGKKKLMDNRVVFPDDPDASVYNGKIIECKWNSEEKVWVCMRVRVDKGTPNDFRTYTKVMKSITDNITEDVLLNEIKEIIRLPMYSDRIQSESQGHNASRRR
- the LOC121757851 gene encoding uncharacterized protein LOC121757851, coding for MNFRSMEEFWPFYMNQHSKAATRRWHFAGTVCSFVCLIYSLLFNLWFLIFVPLLRNGLSCYSHFFVEGNLPTSFRHPIWSLLCDFKMFGLMLTGQMHREMKRLGKRPVLQAY